In the genome of Pseudonocardia cypriaca, the window TCGGGCATCAGCGAGTCGGGCAAGCCCGGGTCGTACCGCGGCACCGAGACCAGCGCCTCGACCAGCAGCTCACGGCGGGGACGGGTCCGGCCGCCGGTCAGCGCGTAGGGCCGGATCCGTTTGCTGCGCATCTTCCGGTTCCCCCTGGGCTCTCCCGACACGGGCGTCACCTCCCGAGGGCCCGTCACGCGGGTGCCCGCCGCGCGGAGAGCACCCGGCGGAGGTCGGCGCGGACCTCGGGGGTCAGCGCGTGACCCGTGTTGCGCACGAACTGGGTCATCTCGTAGGCCACGACCTTCATGTCGCAGTCCGGGCCGGTCAGCACCGCGAGGCCGGCACCGGAGCCGATGCCCATGAACAGGAACCAGCCGTACGTCATGCGGATCATGATCTGCTCGCACGTGCCCTTGTCGAACAGCGCGGCGCTGTTGCGGGCGAGGCTCAGCAACCCGCTCGCGATCGCGGCGAGCTGCTCGGCGTCGTCGCGCGCGACGGTGCGCGACGCGGTCAGCGGGAACCCGTCGGACGACATGATCAGTGCGTGCGTGACACCGTGCACGCGCCCGACGAAGTCGTTCAGGAGCCACCCGAAGTCCCGGGGCGATCGCCGGCCCTCGGTCGTCACTTCGGATCTCCGTCCGCGCCGTCACCCTCGTCCGGTCCCGCGCCCGTTGCGGCGTCCGCGGCGAGTGCGCTCTGCTCCCCGTCGGCGAAGTCGCCGAGGTCGGCCAGGAACTTGTCGTGGCCGTCGGGGTCGGCCGGTGTCTCGTCGCTGCCCGCGGGTTCTGCGACCTCGGCGGTGTCCTTGATGCTGCGCGGCACGCGGCGCGGCAGCCCGCTCGCCGTGGTGCCGCTGATCGCCGGGGCAGGCGGCCTGGGTGGGGGTG includes:
- a CDS encoding roadblock/LC7 domain-containing protein — its product is MTTEGRRSPRDFGWLLNDFVGRVHGVTHALIMSSDGFPLTASRTVARDDAEQLAAIASGLLSLARNSAALFDKGTCEQIMIRMTYGWFLFMGIGSGAGLAVLTGPDCDMKVVAYEMTQFVRNTGHALTPEVRADLRRVLSARRAPA